One region of Fragaria vesca subsp. vesca linkage group LG4, FraVesHawaii_1.0, whole genome shotgun sequence genomic DNA includes:
- the LOC101293582 gene encoding uncharacterized protein LOC101293582 produces the protein MRWTSATPLVSATPPKLHQTSPFYASPFSSSYSSFPTVKVSSSLSQRFSIRSLSSTRQICRAAAEYRFPDPIPGFADAETEKFRTHLLNKLSKKDLYEDSVEEVVGICTEIFGTFMHTEYGGPGTLLVVPFIDMADTLNEQGLPGGPQAARAAIKWAQNHVDKDWKEWTGDDN, from the exons ATGCGTTGGACTAGTGCAACTCCCCTTGTATCTGCAACTCCTCCAAAGCTTCACCAAACCTCTCCCTTCTATGCTTCTCCTTTTTCTTCTTCTTACTCTTCATTTCCAACTGTTAAAGTTTCATCTAGCTTGTCACAGAGGTTTAGCATTAGGTCACTTTCTTCAACGAGACAGATATGCAGAGCAGCAGCCGAGTACAGATTCCCGGACCCAATTCCTGGGTTTGCTGATGCT GAGACAGAGAAGTTCAGGACCCATCTCCTGAATAAGCTTTCCAAGAAAGATTTATATGAAGACTCTGTTGAAGAGGTTGTAGGGATCTGCACTGAG ATATTTGGTACTTTCATGCACACCGAGTATGGTGGTCCTGGAACGCTCTTGGTAGTTCCCTTCATTGATATGGCTGATACTTTAAACGAGCAAGGATTACCTGGAGGGCCGCAAGCTGCGCGTGCTGCCATCAAATGGGCACAGAATCATGTTGACAAGGACTGGAAGGAATGGA
- the LOC101307784 gene encoding DNA polymerase lambda-like: MAPRNQNPPRDPNGMFAGMVFFLVHNGVMYRRLQIWKNKLVQMGATIELRVTKNVTHILAMNPEALLQEVGSERLGLFKGRVVQYQWLEDSLIKGEKVPEELYLVKLEAEKSSTENETPNPKKTKLSPESSPHTPSAKTPKALNEDQVTPLQLSSPYSPPDLNSNITQIFGKLVNIYRALGDDRRSFSYYKAIPVIERLPFKIQNQEQVKGLPNIGKSMQDHIQEIVTKGKLSKLEHFETDEKVRTISLFGEVWGIGPATAQKLYEKGHRTLDDLKNEESLSSSQKLGLKYFDDINQRIPRNEAQEMEHLLQKAGEDVLPGVDIVCGGSYRRGKASCGDLDIIITHPDGNSHKGFLPKYVKHLKDMKFLREDLVFSLHSEEGTESGVDTYFGLCTYPGRELRHRIDIKVYPREIYVFALIHWTGNDVLNRRLRVLAESKGFLLDDDGLFPATRGSLGQRGMRGSESLKFDTEKEVFEFLGFPWLEPQDRNL; this comes from the exons ATGGCGCCAAGAAACCAAAATCCACCGCGCGATCCAAACGGAATGTTCGCCGGCATGGTCTTCTTCTTAGTTCACAATGGAGTCATGTACCGTCGATTACAG ATATGGAAGAACAAACTGGTCCAAATGGGAGCCACTATAGAATTGCGAGTAACCAAAAACGTCACCCACATATTGGCTATGAACCCAGAAGCTCTCTTACAAGAAGTTGGCAGTGAGCGATTGGGTTTGTTTAAAGGG AGAGTTGTACAGTATCAGTGGTTAGAGGATAGCTTGATTAAAGGTGAAAAGGTACCTGAAGAATTGTACCTTGTGAAATTGGAAGCAGAAAAGTCTTCCACTGAAAATGAAACCCCAAATCCCAAAAAGACTAAACTCTCTCCTGAGAGCTCACCTCACACTCCAAGTGCTAAAACCCCCAAAGCTCTAAATGAAGACCAGGTCACACCATTGCAGTTATCCTCACCCTACAGCCCACCTGATTTGAACAGTAACATAACTCAGATATTTGGAAAGCTTGTCAATATTTATAGAG CTTTGGGCGATGACCGGAGATCTTTTAGCTATTACAAGGCCATACCGGTTATAGAGAGGTTGCCGTTCAAGATACAAAATCAGGAACAAGTTAAAGGCTTACCTAACATTGGAAAGTCAATGCAAGACCAT ATTCAGGAAATAGTGACTAAAGGGAAGCTATCCAAGTTGGAGCACTTCGAAACTGATGAAAAG GTACGAACTATCAGCTTATTTGGGGAAGTTTGGGGAATTGGCCCAGCTACTGCACAAAAATTGTATGAGAAAGGACACCGCACATTAGATGATCTGAAGAATGAAGAATCATTATCAAGTTCACAGAAGTTAGGTTTAAAATATTTTGATGATATCAACCAGAGAATTCCACGCAATGAG GCTCAGGAGATGGAACATCTATTACAGAAAGCTGGAGAAGATGTTTTGCCTGGG GTGGACATTGTATGTGGAGGATCATATAGACGTGGGAAAGCTTCTTGTGGGGATCTGGACATTATAATTACACATCCTGATGGAAACAG TCATAAAGGCTTTTTACCCAAGTATGTAAAGCATTTAAAGGATATGAAGTTTCTAAGGGAGGATCTGGTTTTCAGTTTACACAGTGAGGAG GGTACTGAATCTGGTGTCGACACATATTTTGGGCTTTGCACATATCCTGGACGAGAGCTACGCCACCGCATAGATATCAAG GTCTACCCACGGGAAATATATGTATTTGCACTAATACATTGGACAGGCAATGATGTATTGAATAGGAG GTTGAGAGTTCTAGCTGAATCTAAAGGATTCCTACTTGATGATGATGGTCTATTTCCAGCAACACGGGGTTCTCTCGGTCAACGG GGAATGAGAGGCAGCGAAAGCTTGAAATTTGACACAGAAAAGGAGGTGTTTGAGTTTCTCGGCTTTCCTTGGCTTGAACCACAAGATAGAAATCTGTGA